The following are encoded in a window of Aminivibrio sp. genomic DNA:
- a CDS encoding hydroxymethylglutaryl-CoA lyase: protein MSVQWPEKVIFCEVGPRDGLQNEPSTLSVERKTALIEGVADAGVKIVEIGSFVHPKAVPQMADTDEVARTFRRVEGVEYRALVANLKGVERALASGITKVKLTVSASESHAKANLNKTPRELIEGFRECAAFAAAHGMEVSGAVSTAFGCPFEGKVPPSQVREIAGRLHGLGLTELSLSDTTGMANPRQVFDLSSMMMKEFPDVRWFLHFHNTRGMALANIVAGMQAGVIRFDGSLAGLGGCPYAPGASGNIASEDMIHMFSEMGIETGIDLGKIIALAGQLRDWVGHADSAVLKAGTCADLVPPAAAKKQG from the coding sequence ATGTCCGTACAGTGGCCTGAAAAGGTCATCTTTTGCGAGGTCGGCCCCAGGGACGGCCTGCAGAACGAACCTTCCACCCTTTCCGTGGAAAGGAAAACCGCTCTCATCGAGGGGGTGGCGGATGCAGGGGTGAAAATCGTGGAGATCGGTTCCTTCGTCCACCCGAAGGCGGTCCCCCAGATGGCCGATACCGACGAGGTGGCCCGGACGTTCCGCCGGGTCGAAGGGGTGGAATACAGGGCGCTCGTGGCGAATCTCAAGGGCGTGGAGCGTGCCCTGGCCTCCGGGATCACCAAGGTGAAACTCACGGTCTCCGCCAGTGAATCCCACGCGAAGGCAAACCTGAACAAGACGCCCCGGGAGCTCATCGAGGGGTTCAGAGAATGCGCCGCCTTCGCCGCGGCACACGGCATGGAGGTTTCCGGCGCCGTGTCCACCGCCTTCGGCTGTCCCTTCGAGGGGAAAGTGCCGCCGTCGCAGGTGAGGGAAATCGCCGGCCGTTTGCACGGCCTCGGCCTGACGGAACTTTCCCTGTCCGATACCACCGGTATGGCCAATCCCCGGCAGGTCTTCGACCTCTCTTCGATGATGATGAAGGAGTTCCCCGACGTGCGCTGGTTTCTTCACTTCCACAACACCAGGGGCATGGCTCTGGCAAACATCGTCGCCGGAATGCAGGCCGGAGTCATCCGCTTCGACGGGTCTCTCGCCGGCCTCGGAGGTTGCCCTTACGCCCCGGGGGCTTCCGGAAACATTGCCTCGGAGGACATGATCCACATGTTCTCCGAGATGGGGATAGAAACGGGTATCGACCTCGGCAAAATCATCGCCCTGGCCGGACAGCTCCGGGACTGGGTGGGGCATGCCGACAGCGCCGTCCTGAAAGCGGGGACCTGCGCAGATCTCGTCCCGCCGGCCGCAGCGAAGAAACAGGGCTGA